CTCAAGCACACGTCGTTCTATCCGTTCAAGTTCGTCAGCAACTGGGCACGTGGTTATGCGCTCGACGTGCTGGTGAAGTCGCCCGTGTATGAGAACAAGCGCTTCGGTGCTTCGCCGCTGCTCGATGTGGCTGCTGCCCACGATCCGGCGACCGGCTACCAAGCCGTCTTCATCGTCAACCGCAGCCTGACCGAGCCGGTAGTGACCGAGCTGATTTGGCAAGATGGCGCGCCGGCGTGGGTGATCGAAGCGTGGCAACTGGCCGGCAACGATCCCCGGCAGGGCAATACGTGGGAAATGCCGAACGCCATTGTGCCGCACAAGCTCGATGGGCTGAAGATGGATGGCGCGGTGTTGCGTCTGCAATTGGCCCCACTATCGTTTACGGCCATCCGATTTGGAACTTGAAAGCCTCCTCGACTCAAGCGGGCGCGATGAAGTTCGTTTTTGCTGCCTATGCAAGCGCGCTGATCCTGCTCGCTGCATGTGATGGCCTCACCGCGCGCGCTACACCGGCCGCACCGACGGCGACCATGTCTGCTGGCAAGACTTATACCAACCCTGTTTACGACGACGACTTTCCGGACCCCTTCGTGCTGCGCGTTGGCGGAACTTACTATGCCTATGCCACTAACGTCCGCAGTAACAATGTGCCGGTGTTGCGTTCAACCGATTTGGCAACGTGGGACAGGCTCGGCGACGCGCTACCTGTGTTGCCCAAATGGGCACGCTCCGGCGCAGGTCTGACCTGGGCGCCTTCCGTGCTGCCACGCAGGGGGCGCTACGTGCTTTACTTTACCGCTCGTGACCACGCCTCTGACCGGCAGTGCATCGGTCGCGCCGTCGCCGATGCGCCCGAGGGTAAGTTCAAAGATGATTCATCGCAGCCGTTCATCTGCCAAGCCCAGCTGGGCGGCTCGATTGACCCTAGCCCGTTTGTGGATGACGATGGCTCGGCCTGGCTGCTATGGAAGAACGATGGTAACTGCTGTGGCTTGCCGGTCGGGCTATGGATTCAGCGCC
The window above is part of the Candidatus Roseilinea sp. genome. Proteins encoded here:
- a CDS encoding endo-1,4-beta-xylanase, producing MKFVFAAYASALILLAACDGLTARATPAAPTATMSAGKTYTNPVYDDDFPDPFVLRVGGTYYAYATNVRSNNVPVLRSTDLATWDRLGDALPVLPKWARSGAGLTWAPSVLPRRGRYVLYFTARDHASDRQCIGRAVADAPEGKFKDDSSQPFICQAQLGGSIDPSPFVDDDGSAWLLWKNDGNCCGLPVGLWIQRLSDDGLSLIGGPRELLRHDRAWEGPLIEGPSMLKHNGKYYLFYSANWYESADYAIGYAVADTIIGPYAKITRDGPLFAKRGEVAGPGGQEFFTDLAGNLWMAYHAWKSRNVGYTNLGRRSLRLDRVRFEGDVPILDGPTTDPQPLP